Proteins from a genomic interval of Rhodococcus rhodochrous:
- a CDS encoding Fic family protein, whose translation MTDPLQPLVDLPGVRDAADRARDALAEVHRHRTNRRGWANTAAEASVRAARASASIDGGSMELPQPGESGDPILAGALRVAQSLDGDALGNMVATWRRAPLQALARLHLLAAADLVEDAEELGRPRTEPGVAERLDGLAQLVTGGTNAPAPVLAAVVHGELSVLKPFGVADGIVARAASRLVCVASGLDTRNLGVPEVHWMRRLQAYRDGVDGFGAGTVEGVGGWVLFCCGSLEAGAREAGSIAEAFAG comes from the coding sequence GTGACCGACCCTCTTCAGCCTCTCGTCGACCTTCCGGGCGTACGCGACGCCGCCGACCGTGCCCGCGACGCGCTCGCAGAGGTGCATCGCCACCGAACCAATCGGCGTGGCTGGGCGAACACCGCCGCGGAGGCATCGGTGCGGGCCGCCCGCGCCTCGGCGTCGATCGACGGCGGATCGATGGAACTTCCGCAGCCGGGGGAGAGCGGCGACCCGATCCTGGCCGGAGCACTGCGGGTCGCGCAGTCGCTCGACGGTGATGCGCTCGGCAACATGGTCGCGACGTGGCGACGTGCCCCGCTGCAGGCGCTCGCCCGCCTGCACCTGCTCGCTGCCGCGGATCTGGTGGAGGACGCCGAGGAACTGGGTCGTCCGCGGACGGAACCGGGGGTCGCCGAGCGTCTCGACGGGCTCGCGCAACTCGTCACGGGCGGGACGAACGCGCCGGCGCCGGTTCTCGCTGCGGTAGTGCACGGTGAACTGTCCGTTCTGAAGCCGTTCGGTGTCGCCGACGGCATCGTCGCGCGGGCCGCGTCCCGGCTCGTGTGCGTCGCGTCCGGACTCGACACGCGCAATCTGGGCGTACCCGAGGTCCACTGGATGCGCCGACTGCAGGCCTACCGCGACGGGGTCGACGGATTCGGGGCGGGAACCGTGGAGGGCGTCGGCGGCTGGGTGCTCTTCTGCTGCGGGTCGCTCGAAGCCGGGGCTCGTGAGGCCGGCTCGATCGCCGAGGCGTTCGCCGGCTGA
- a CDS encoding TadA family conjugal transfer-associated ATPase: protein MTGILGDDLLSRVRDRLADETGELTPARVAAALRAESGGVLGDSDLLAALRHLQTELTGAGPLEALLADPAVTDVLVTAPDRVWVDRGNGLHLTEVTFPDEAAVRRLAQRLALFAGRRLDDAQMWVDGRLPGHGEFGVRLHAVLSPVAQAGTCLSLRVLRPATQGLEALRDRGAVSGAAYRLLLRIVRARLAFLVVGGTGAGKTTMLAALLGAVDPTERIVCVEDAAELVPAHPHVVRLVARAPNVEGVGEVTVRDLVRQALRMRPDRIVIGEVRGAEVVDLLTALNTGHDGGAGTVHANSPDEVPARLEALAALGGLDRAALHSQFVAAVQVILHVHRGSDGVRRLVGIGVVERDPVAGVIVTPAWTHDRGDEHGMDTLERILRRRDAP from the coding sequence ATGACCGGGATCCTCGGGGACGATCTCCTCTCGCGGGTCCGCGACCGTCTGGCCGACGAGACGGGGGAGCTCACTCCGGCCCGCGTCGCCGCGGCCCTGCGCGCGGAATCCGGGGGAGTGCTCGGAGACTCCGATCTGCTTGCGGCACTGCGGCATCTGCAGACCGAACTGACCGGAGCGGGCCCGCTCGAGGCTCTGCTGGCAGACCCGGCGGTGACCGACGTGCTCGTCACCGCACCCGACCGGGTCTGGGTGGATCGCGGCAACGGACTGCACCTGACCGAGGTCACCTTCCCCGACGAGGCCGCGGTCCGACGACTCGCTCAGCGACTGGCACTGTTCGCCGGGCGTCGGCTCGACGACGCTCAGATGTGGGTCGACGGCAGGTTGCCCGGGCACGGTGAGTTCGGTGTCCGACTGCACGCGGTCCTCTCTCCGGTCGCGCAGGCCGGGACGTGCCTGTCGCTGCGGGTCCTGCGACCCGCGACCCAGGGACTCGAAGCACTGCGGGATCGCGGTGCGGTCTCCGGGGCCGCCTACCGGTTGCTGCTGCGCATCGTTCGCGCGCGTCTGGCCTTCCTCGTCGTCGGCGGTACGGGTGCGGGGAAGACGACGATGCTCGCGGCGCTGCTCGGCGCGGTGGACCCGACCGAACGCATCGTCTGCGTCGAGGACGCCGCCGAACTGGTCCCGGCCCACCCGCACGTGGTGCGCCTCGTGGCACGGGCACCCAATGTGGAGGGCGTCGGTGAGGTCACCGTCCGCGATCTCGTGCGGCAGGCGCTGCGGATGCGACCGGACCGCATCGTCATCGGTGAGGTGAGGGGCGCCGAGGTCGTCGATCTTCTCACCGCGCTGAACACGGGTCACGACGGTGGTGCCGGGACCGTGCACGCCAATTCGCCCGACGAAGTGCCCGCGCGGCTCGAGGCCCTTGCCGCGCTCGGCGGTCTCGACCGGGCGGCGCTGCACAGCCAGTTCGTCGCAGCGGTGCAGGTGATTCTGCACGTCCACCGCGGCAGCGACGGAGTGCGACGTCTCGTGGGGATCGGCGTGGTCGAGCGGGACCCCGTCGCGGGCGTGATCGTCACGCCCGCATGGACCCACGACAGGGGCGACGAGCACGGCATGGACACCCTCGAACGGATCCTGCGTCGACGGGACGCGCCGTGA
- the ssd gene encoding septum site-determining protein Ssd produces MNDILGLVDDPALVADLRRVVAAADRTLHEMSVPVPRRAWTDAAIVVLDASAAAACAAGYPRRPGVILVCSGTAGLADWQAAATVGAEHVLALPSEEVELLSIVAAADEPSTGAGTVLAVVGGCGGAGASSFAAALAWAAGNDERRDTLLVDADPFGAGLDVLTGLEERPGVRWSGLTVDGGRISARALRDAVPVWASGVGVLSTDRENTDRLTAVAAESVVDGVRGAGATVVCDVGRSFDPVADAVIALADLTVVVVPARIGAVLSAARVARTLAARGEPAGVVVRGPAPGGLRAVDVADAVGLNVLTSMRPEPGLSEMLERGGLRLRPRSPLLGAAHDVLAAVEADRAGPGRAA; encoded by the coding sequence ATGAACGACATCCTCGGACTGGTCGACGATCCTGCGCTGGTCGCCGACCTCCGTCGCGTGGTCGCGGCGGCCGATCGCACGCTGCACGAGATGTCCGTGCCGGTGCCCCGCAGGGCGTGGACCGACGCGGCGATCGTCGTCCTCGACGCGTCCGCAGCAGCGGCATGCGCGGCCGGATATCCCCGCCGCCCCGGCGTGATCCTCGTGTGCAGCGGGACGGCCGGCCTGGCGGACTGGCAGGCCGCCGCGACCGTCGGCGCCGAACACGTCCTCGCCCTCCCGTCCGAGGAGGTGGAACTGCTCTCGATCGTCGCAGCCGCCGACGAGCCCTCGACCGGTGCCGGTACTGTCCTCGCGGTCGTCGGAGGATGCGGGGGAGCGGGCGCGTCGTCCTTCGCCGCCGCACTGGCCTGGGCCGCGGGGAACGACGAACGACGCGACACCCTGCTCGTCGACGCCGATCCGTTCGGCGCGGGACTCGACGTCCTGACCGGTCTCGAGGAGCGTCCGGGAGTGCGGTGGTCCGGTCTCACCGTCGACGGCGGACGAATCTCCGCGCGTGCCCTGCGCGACGCCGTGCCCGTATGGGCATCCGGGGTGGGCGTCCTGTCGACCGACCGCGAGAACACCGATCGGCTCACCGCCGTCGCCGCAGAGTCGGTCGTCGACGGGGTACGCGGAGCGGGAGCAACCGTCGTCTGCGATGTGGGGCGCAGCTTCGACCCGGTCGCCGACGCGGTGATCGCACTGGCCGACCTCACCGTGGTCGTCGTGCCGGCCCGGATCGGTGCGGTGCTCTCCGCTGCCCGGGTCGCCCGCACGCTCGCGGCGCGGGGTGAGCCCGCCGGAGTCGTCGTCCGCGGACCTGCACCCGGGGGCCTGCGAGCCGTCGACGTGGCCGACGCGGTGGGCCTGAACGTGCTCACTTCGATGCGTCCCGAGCCGGGCCTGAGCGAGATGCTCGAACGCGGTGGCCTACGGCTGCGGCCACGCTCGCCGTTGCTCGGTGCGGCGCACGACGTGCTGGCGGCCGTGGAGGCCGACCGCGCCGGCCCGGGACGTGCGGCATGA
- a CDS encoding TadE family type IV pilus minor pilin, with protein sequence MLGRRWLRAFVREDEGGVTVEAALAVASLVTVLVLCLGAVLGIAYQVRCHDAAREAARLAARGDQARAIEVAMRVAPPDARVAVREEGDLIVAVVTAESPLLPLLTLTAEAVAVREPEGTR encoded by the coding sequence ATGCTCGGACGACGCTGGTTACGTGCCTTCGTTCGTGAGGACGAAGGCGGGGTCACCGTCGAAGCGGCTCTCGCCGTCGCGAGCCTGGTCACGGTGCTCGTACTGTGCCTCGGTGCGGTGCTGGGCATCGCGTACCAGGTGCGGTGCCATGACGCCGCCCGCGAAGCCGCCCGCCTCGCTGCGCGGGGAGACCAGGCGAGGGCGATCGAGGTGGCCATGCGAGTCGCGCCTCCGGACGCACGCGTGGCGGTACGCGAGGAGGGAGATCTGATCGTGGCGGTCGTGACCGCGGAGAGTCCGCTGCTCCCGTTGCTGACCCTCACGGCCGAGGCGGTGGCGGTGCGCGAGCCGGAAGGAACGCGATGA
- a CDS encoding DUF4244 domain-containing protein has product MGKRTPDAGLARGLRGRLGGLVVQDDGMSTAEYAIGTIAAAAFGAVLYTVVTGDSIVSALTGIVERALNTAV; this is encoded by the coding sequence ATGGGGAAACGAACACCGGACGCAGGGCTCGCACGTGGCCTGCGTGGTCGTCTCGGCGGGCTCGTCGTGCAGGACGACGGCATGTCGACGGCGGAATATGCGATCGGGACCATTGCGGCGGCGGCTTTCGGGGCGGTGCTGTACACCGTGGTGACCGGTGATTCGATCGTGTCCGCGCTGACGGGCATCGTCGAGCGTGCCCTGAACACGGCGGTGTGA
- a CDS encoding peptide ABC transporter substrate-binding protein codes for MRVKRVIAAVSAGFVAAGLLAACGGGSASGAEGVYSLHIMQPENPLVPGNTTESEGNQVLKSLFTPLVRYNDETSDVEYTGVAKSVESEDQMTWTIELNEGWTFHDGTPVTAKSYVDAWNYTALSTNAYGASYFFENVKGYDELQAADGAEPAATTMSGLEAVNDTTISVELKEPFAIFPVTLGYTAFYPLPEVFFDDPEAFGRRPIGNGPFKADEDFVDGQGFTVTKYEEYAGDNPAQAEGVQFKVYTELTTAYTDVQAGGLDVLLDLPPDAWATARDQFGDRYVERARPDITALSFPTYDERFADPRVREAFSMAIDRQAITTAIFTDTRTPAASFGSPVVEGYREDACGAKCELNVEQANKLLDEAGFDRSRPVDLWFNAGAGHDQWMTAIGNQLRSNLGVEYVLRGDLQFAQYLPLQDDKGMTGPFRMGWIMDYPSLYNFLAPVYSTAAMPPAGSNMTFYSNPEFDGALSAGNNADTLDEATVEYQRAEDILFRDLPATPLFYGLNQAVTSDRVDNVKIDAFGDIVTEEVTVG; via the coding sequence TTGAGGGTCAAGCGCGTAATCGCGGCCGTGTCGGCAGGCTTCGTGGCTGCCGGCCTGCTCGCGGCATGTGGGGGCGGCAGCGCTTCCGGTGCCGAGGGCGTCTACAGCCTGCACATCATGCAGCCCGAGAACCCGCTGGTTCCGGGCAACACCACCGAGAGCGAGGGCAATCAGGTCCTCAAGTCACTGTTCACGCCGCTGGTGCGCTACAACGACGAGACCAGCGACGTGGAGTACACCGGCGTCGCGAAATCGGTCGAGTCCGAGGACCAGATGACCTGGACCATCGAACTGAACGAGGGCTGGACGTTCCACGACGGAACTCCCGTCACCGCGAAGTCGTATGTCGACGCGTGGAACTACACCGCTCTGAGCACCAACGCGTACGGCGCCTCGTACTTCTTCGAGAACGTCAAGGGATACGACGAGCTGCAAGCCGCCGACGGTGCCGAGCCCGCCGCGACCACCATGTCGGGCCTCGAGGCCGTGAACGACACGACGATCTCCGTCGAGCTGAAGGAACCGTTCGCGATCTTCCCGGTCACCCTCGGGTACACCGCGTTCTACCCTCTGCCCGAGGTGTTCTTCGACGACCCCGAGGCGTTCGGTCGCCGTCCGATCGGCAACGGCCCGTTCAAGGCAGACGAGGACTTCGTCGACGGTCAGGGCTTCACCGTGACCAAGTACGAGGAGTACGCCGGCGACAACCCGGCGCAGGCCGAGGGCGTGCAGTTCAAGGTCTACACCGAACTGACCACCGCCTACACCGACGTCCAGGCCGGCGGCCTCGACGTGCTGCTGGACCTGCCGCCGGACGCCTGGGCCACCGCCCGCGACCAGTTCGGTGATCGCTACGTCGAGCGCGCCCGCCCCGACATCACCGCGCTCTCGTTCCCGACCTACGACGAGCGTTTCGCCGACCCGCGTGTCCGCGAAGCATTCTCGATGGCGATCGATCGTCAGGCCATCACCACGGCCATCTTCACCGACACCCGCACGCCGGCGGCCTCCTTCGGGTCGCCCGTCGTCGAGGGCTACCGCGAGGACGCCTGCGGCGCCAAGTGCGAGCTGAACGTCGAGCAGGCCAACAAGCTGCTCGACGAGGCCGGCTTCGATCGCAGCCGGCCGGTCGATCTGTGGTTCAACGCCGGAGCCGGGCACGACCAGTGGATGACCGCGATCGGCAACCAGCTCCGCAGCAATCTCGGTGTCGAGTACGTGCTTCGCGGCGACCTGCAGTTCGCGCAGTACCTGCCGCTGCAGGACGACAAGGGCATGACCGGTCCGTTCCGGATGGGCTGGATCATGGACTACCCGTCGCTGTACAACTTCCTGGCTCCCGTCTACAGCACGGCCGCGATGCCGCCGGCCGGGTCGAACATGACCTTCTACAGCAACCCCGAGTTCGACGGGGCCCTGTCGGCCGGTAACAACGCCGACACCCTCGACGAGGCCACGGTGGAATACCAGCGCGCCGAGGACATCCTGTTCCGCGACCTGCCCGCCACGCCGCTCTTCTACGGACTGAACCAGGCCGTGACGAGCGACCGGGTCGACAACGTGAAGATCGACGCGTTCGGTGACATCGTGACCGAAGAGGTCACGGTCGGCTGA
- a CDS encoding HAD family hydrolase: MIVTDTSVNPSRPAPSTGGSPDSARIAAFFDLDKTVIAKSSVLAFTRPFFEEGLLSRRAVLQSTYAQLLYLLSAADQARVDRMREHIAHMCKGWDVEQVGSIVEKTLQDVVTPLVYAEAKDLIADHRARGHDVIIVSASGQEVVTPIARTLGASHSTGSRMRIVDGRYAGELEFYCFGEAKAVAIRELAEQYGYDLSRSYAYSDSATDLPMLLEVGNPRAVNPDRPLRRAATENGWPVLTFARPVPLGRRARPSPRALATLAATLGATALILGATRRLAKRRMR, translated from the coding sequence GTGATCGTGACCGACACGTCCGTGAATCCGTCCCGACCGGCCCCGTCGACGGGGGGCTCACCGGATTCGGCTCGCATCGCAGCGTTCTTCGATCTCGACAAGACCGTCATCGCCAAGTCCAGCGTGCTGGCGTTCACCCGGCCGTTCTTCGAGGAGGGTCTCCTCAGCCGTCGGGCCGTGCTGCAGAGCACCTACGCCCAGCTCCTCTACCTGTTGTCGGCGGCCGATCAGGCCCGGGTGGACCGGATGCGCGAACACATCGCACACATGTGCAAGGGATGGGATGTCGAGCAGGTCGGATCGATCGTCGAGAAGACCCTGCAGGACGTCGTGACGCCGCTCGTCTACGCGGAGGCGAAGGACCTGATCGCCGATCATCGGGCCCGCGGTCACGACGTGATCATCGTGTCCGCGTCCGGCCAGGAGGTGGTGACTCCGATCGCCCGGACACTCGGTGCCTCCCACAGCACAGGGAGCCGGATGCGGATCGTCGACGGCCGGTACGCCGGCGAGCTCGAGTTCTACTGCTTCGGGGAGGCGAAGGCGGTCGCGATCCGCGAGCTCGCCGAGCAGTACGGCTACGACCTCTCCCGCAGCTACGCGTACTCCGATTCGGCCACCGACCTGCCGATGTTGCTCGAGGTCGGCAATCCGCGCGCGGTCAACCCCGACCGCCCGCTGCGCCGGGCGGCAACCGAAAATGGTTGGCCCGTTCTCACTTTCGCTCGGCCCGTACCACTCGGACGTCGTGCCCGTCCGTCACCGCGCGCCCTGGCGACGCTCGCCGCGACCCTCGGAGCAACGGCACTGATACTGGGTGCCACCCGCCGACTGGCCAAGCGCCGGATGCGTTGA
- a CDS encoding type II secretion system F family protein → MSATWAVLLGAASLVVAPTPRGTTRLFSTRTLADQSDTTTPETDPHALPAAFDLFAACLRAGMPAGSAARVVAESAPPDLAAALRRGADRLALGADPADAWGGSGAVDALDDFARAARRSAKSGAPLSDIVAELAVRHRAETEDRVAAEIDRAGVLVSGPLGLCFLPAFVCLGIVPVVVGLARDVLGAGLM, encoded by the coding sequence ATGAGCGCGACGTGGGCGGTGTTGCTGGGAGCGGCCTCGCTCGTCGTCGCGCCGACACCTCGTGGAACCACCCGCTTGTTCTCCACGAGAACCCTTGCCGATCAGTCGGATACAACTACACCCGAGACCGACCCGCACGCGCTTCCCGCCGCCTTCGATCTCTTCGCGGCGTGCCTGCGCGCAGGGATGCCCGCCGGTTCTGCGGCGCGGGTCGTCGCGGAGTCTGCTCCACCCGACCTCGCGGCGGCGTTGCGGAGAGGAGCCGACCGATTGGCGCTCGGAGCCGATCCGGCCGATGCGTGGGGAGGTTCGGGAGCGGTCGACGCGCTGGACGATTTCGCCCGCGCGGCACGACGATCCGCGAAATCCGGTGCGCCCCTGTCGGACATCGTCGCCGAACTCGCGGTCCGGCATCGCGCCGAGACGGAGGACCGGGTGGCTGCCGAGATCGATCGGGCCGGAGTGCTCGTGAGCGGGCCGCTCGGTCTGTGTTTTCTGCCTGCTTTCGTGTGCCTGGGCATCGTGCCGGTCGTCGTCGGCCTGGCGCGGGACGTCCTGGGTGCGGGGCTGATGTGA
- a CDS encoding type II secretion system F family protein, giving the protein MNATLLCLAAALFVLPSSSARRRLRRGVPDAAPRPIPRALVAGVVVVVLTTVVVWAGITPAVAGATVAATVVGRRRSRRRAAELDRQRRMLLSGLDTVIADLRVGTHPADACETAARETAGSVAGAFRVAAARARLGGSAAHGLRSAAASSDGDGVADSLDRVADAWAVSDRHGLALAELLGAARVDLAARMRIRARTEAGLAGARATATVLAGLPVLGVGLGQLMGAAPLGILLTGGLGGVMLVVGTALVCAGLLWTDRIAARVGT; this is encoded by the coding sequence GTGAACGCGACGCTCCTGTGCCTCGCGGCGGCGCTGTTCGTCCTGCCGTCGTCCTCGGCCCGCCGTCGACTGCGACGCGGGGTGCCCGACGCGGCGCCGCGCCCGATACCGCGCGCCCTCGTCGCCGGGGTGGTGGTCGTCGTGCTCACGACGGTTGTGGTGTGGGCGGGGATCACGCCGGCCGTGGCCGGCGCGACCGTCGCGGCGACCGTGGTGGGGCGTCGTCGATCGCGTCGTCGCGCTGCGGAGCTCGATCGGCAACGGCGGATGTTGCTGTCGGGACTCGACACCGTGATCGCGGATCTGCGGGTGGGGACGCATCCCGCCGACGCGTGCGAGACGGCGGCTCGGGAGACGGCCGGGTCCGTCGCCGGTGCCTTCCGGGTCGCTGCGGCCCGGGCGCGACTCGGCGGGTCGGCGGCACACGGATTACGATCTGCTGCAGCATCGTCGGACGGCGATGGCGTCGCCGACAGTCTGGACCGTGTTGCCGACGCGTGGGCGGTCTCCGACCGTCACGGTCTCGCTCTCGCCGAACTGCTCGGGGCCGCGCGCGTCGATCTGGCCGCGCGTATGCGGATCCGTGCCCGTACGGAGGCAGGTCTCGCCGGCGCGCGGGCCACGGCGACGGTCCTGGCGGGACTGCCGGTGCTCGGGGTGGGTCTCGGGCAACTCATGGGCGCCGCTCCGCTCGGCATCCTTCTCACCGGTGGGCTCGGCGGCGTCATGCTCGTGGTGGGCACTGCGCTGGTCTGTGCGGGTCTGTTGTGGACGGATCGGATCGCGGCACGGGTGGGGACATGA
- the acs gene encoding acetate--CoA ligase — MTSAAQEHESKAYPPSPEFTATANAGPELQAAADADRLGFWDEQAKRLDWAEPWTEVLDWSNAPFAKWFVGGKLNVAYNCVDRHVEAGNGDRVAIFFEGEPGDSRSLTYNDLLAEVSRAANTFTELGLVAGDRVAIYMPMIPEAIVTMLACARLGLTHSVVFGGFSSSALRSRIDDAQAKLLVTVDGQWRRGQAAPLKNAADEAVADAKSIEHVLVVARTGIDVEWTEGRDLWWHETVEKASPEHEAQPFDSEHPLFILYTSGTTGKPKGIIHTSGGYLTQASYTHHYVFDHKPGKDVYWCTADIGWVTGHSYIVYGPLSNGVTQVVYEGTPNSPNEHRHFEIIEKYGVSIYYTAPTLIRTFMKWGREIPDAHDLSSIRLLGSVGEPINPEAWRWYREVIGADSAPIVDTWWQTETGAIMISPLPGITATKPGSAMAPLPGISAKIVDDEAKPLGAGGNGYLVLDQPWPAMLRGIWGDEQRYRETYWSRYEDQGWYFAGDGARYDDDGALWVLGRVDDVMNVSGHRISTSEVESALVSHPSIAEAAVVGAADETTGQGIVAFVILREHVENTGDTLIKELRDHVAVEISPIAKPRQITVVPELPKTRSGKIMRRLLRDVAEGRELGDTSTLVDPAVFDAIRGK, encoded by the coding sequence ATGACGAGCGCAGCCCAGGAGCACGAATCGAAGGCGTACCCGCCGAGCCCGGAGTTCACCGCCACGGCCAACGCCGGTCCGGAACTGCAGGCCGCGGCCGACGCCGATCGGCTCGGATTCTGGGACGAGCAGGCGAAACGACTCGACTGGGCGGAGCCCTGGACGGAAGTGCTCGACTGGTCGAACGCTCCGTTCGCGAAGTGGTTCGTCGGCGGCAAGCTCAACGTCGCCTACAACTGCGTCGACCGGCACGTCGAGGCCGGTAACGGCGATCGGGTCGCCATCTTTTTCGAGGGCGAGCCCGGCGACAGCCGGTCGCTGACCTACAACGACCTCCTCGCCGAGGTCTCCCGCGCCGCGAACACCTTCACCGAGCTCGGCCTGGTCGCCGGCGATCGCGTCGCGATCTACATGCCGATGATCCCCGAGGCCATCGTCACCATGCTCGCGTGTGCGCGCCTCGGCCTGACCCATTCGGTGGTGTTCGGCGGCTTCTCGTCGTCGGCGCTGCGCTCGCGCATCGACGATGCGCAGGCCAAGCTGCTCGTCACGGTCGACGGCCAGTGGCGTCGTGGCCAGGCCGCGCCGCTCAAGAACGCTGCCGACGAGGCCGTCGCCGACGCGAAGTCGATCGAGCACGTGCTGGTCGTCGCGCGCACCGGTATCGACGTCGAGTGGACCGAGGGACGAGACCTGTGGTGGCACGAGACCGTCGAGAAGGCGTCGCCGGAGCACGAGGCGCAGCCGTTCGACTCCGAGCACCCGCTGTTCATCCTGTACACCTCGGGCACCACGGGTAAGCCCAAGGGCATCATCCACACCTCGGGTGGCTATCTGACGCAGGCGTCGTACACGCACCACTACGTCTTCGACCACAAGCCGGGCAAGGACGTCTACTGGTGCACCGCCGACATCGGCTGGGTCACCGGCCACAGCTACATCGTCTACGGACCGCTGAGCAACGGCGTCACCCAGGTCGTCTACGAGGGCACCCCCAACTCGCCGAACGAGCACCGGCACTTCGAGATCATCGAGAAGTACGGGGTGTCGATCTACTACACCGCCCCGACGCTGATCCGCACGTTCATGAAGTGGGGTCGCGAGATCCCCGACGCCCACGATCTGTCGTCGATCCGTCTGCTCGGCAGCGTCGGCGAGCCGATCAACCCGGAGGCGTGGCGGTGGTACCGCGAGGTCATCGGCGCGGATTCGGCACCGATCGTCGACACCTGGTGGCAGACCGAGACCGGCGCGATCATGATCTCGCCGCTGCCCGGCATCACGGCCACCAAGCCCGGCTCCGCGATGGCGCCGCTGCCCGGCATCTCGGCGAAGATCGTCGACGACGAGGCCAAGCCGCTCGGCGCGGGCGGTAACGGCTATCTGGTGCTCGACCAGCCGTGGCCGGCGATGCTGCGCGGCATCTGGGGCGACGAGCAGCGTTACCGCGAGACCTACTGGTCGCGTTACGAGGACCAGGGTTGGTACTTCGCCGGCGACGGTGCGCGTTACGACGACGACGGAGCGCTGTGGGTGCTCGGCCGCGTCGACGACGTCATGAACGTCTCCGGTCACCGCATCTCCACCTCGGAGGTCGAGTCGGCGCTCGTGTCGCACCCGTCCATCGCCGAGGCCGCGGTCGTCGGCGCGGCGGACGAGACCACCGGTCAGGGCATCGTCGCGTTCGTGATCCTGCGCGAGCATGTCGAGAACACCGGCGACACGCTCATCAAGGAACTGCGCGATCACGTCGCGGTGGAGATCTCCCCGATCGCCAAGCCCCGCCAGATCACCGTGGTGCCGGAACTGCCGAAGACCCGGTCGGGCAAGATCATGCGCCGCCTGCTGCGCGACGTCGCCGAGGGTCGCGAGCTCGGCGACACCTCGACCCTGGTCGATCCGGCCGTCTTCGACGCGATCCGCGGCAAGTAG
- a CDS encoding Rv3654c family TadE-like protein, whose amino-acid sequence MRSGPSLLGDDGSASVIGCAVMAGLIAITATLLHVGSVVVARHRAQAAADLAAVAVASALDRGVVEACEASEVITTRMRVRLRRCEIHEWDALVEVTAAVSALFDGKEATAVARAGPAR is encoded by the coding sequence ATGAGGTCGGGCCCCTCCCTCCTCGGCGACGACGGGAGCGCGAGTGTGATCGGCTGCGCCGTGATGGCCGGCCTCATCGCGATCACGGCCACGTTGCTGCACGTCGGGTCGGTCGTCGTCGCACGTCATCGTGCGCAGGCGGCGGCCGACCTGGCGGCGGTGGCGGTCGCCTCGGCACTGGACCGCGGGGTCGTGGAGGCCTGCGAGGCGAGCGAGGTGATCACCACACGGATGCGAGTGCGATTGCGGCGCTGCGAGATCCACGAGTGGGATGCGCTCGTCGAGGTCACCGCTGCGGTGTCGGCCCTCTTCGACGGGAAGGAGGCGACGGCCGTCGCGCGAGCCGGTCCTGCCCGATGA